The Trichocoleus desertorum ATA4-8-CV12 genome includes a window with the following:
- a CDS encoding aromatic ring-hydroxylating dioxygenase subunit alpha codes for MKFEDFWYVVAQSEQLRPNKVLSRTVLGEWLAVFRDENGEPVALRDRCMHRNSRLSRGQVCQGQVHCPYHGWVYDNNGTLVAVPAEGDDFKQLQARRVKHYETCEQDGYIYVRLTNKPSEEFEPFPMPHYQEPGWTTVRVINRFRNNVTNCAENFIDIPHTASVHPGVFRTPRRQKLEMTVERQKGAVRAEYRNETTNLGWYAKFLNPKGGKIRHTDYFFMPNVTSVEYDMGAYRQLWISSQSIPETEDSTLVYTDVTYNYGIWNQLARPFIYWTAQHIIGQDVAALDLQQEVIEKYGQKFANTPADTIHTFVESIRDRIAVGEDPRLLPDQSVQVTFWV; via the coding sequence ATGAAGTTTGAGGATTTCTGGTATGTGGTGGCTCAAAGTGAGCAACTAAGACCCAATAAAGTTCTATCTCGGACTGTATTGGGAGAATGGCTGGCAGTTTTTCGAGATGAGAATGGTGAACCTGTGGCTTTACGCGATCGCTGTATGCACCGCAATAGTCGGTTATCTCGTGGTCAGGTATGCCAAGGACAGGTGCATTGCCCTTATCACGGTTGGGTGTACGACAACAATGGAACTTTGGTAGCAGTGCCAGCAGAAGGAGATGATTTTAAGCAGCTTCAAGCTCGACGGGTGAAGCATTACGAGACTTGTGAGCAAGATGGTTATATTTATGTGCGCTTAACCAACAAGCCGAGTGAAGAATTTGAGCCCTTTCCAATGCCTCATTACCAGGAACCAGGTTGGACAACGGTGCGAGTAATTAACCGCTTCCGCAATAATGTCACGAACTGCGCTGAGAACTTTATTGATATTCCACATACGGCTTCTGTGCATCCTGGTGTTTTTCGCACGCCCCGCAGACAAAAACTAGAGATGACGGTAGAGCGGCAAAAAGGAGCAGTACGGGCAGAATATCGCAACGAAACTACGAATCTGGGTTGGTACGCCAAGTTTCTCAATCCCAAAGGCGGCAAGATTCGCCATACCGATTATTTCTTCATGCCCAATGTCACTAGCGTTGAGTATGACATGGGAGCCTATCGCCAACTGTGGATTAGCAGCCAATCCATCCCTGAAACTGAAGACTCTACTTTGGTCTACACGGATGTCACCTACAACTATGGCATTTGGAATCAATTGGCGCGTCCTTTCATCTATTGGACTGCCCAACACATCATTGGTCAGGATGTAGCAGCATTAGATTTGCAACAAGAAGTCATTGAGAAATACGGGCAGAAATTTGCCAACACTCCAGCGGATACAATTCACACCTTTGTAGAGTCCATTCGCGATCGCATTGCCGTTGGCGAAGATCCCCGTCTGCTGCCTGATCAATCGGTTCAAGTCACATTCTGGGTGTAG
- a CDS encoding (2Fe-2S)-binding protein yields MNASYCVVHFPNSDYVPLALESHQPLAEQLTVQNSPVLFGCRTGLCGTCLVTVTGDLAPPSTAEQEILDMLAPGNSQARLACQLDVMGEITIAPLTEVL; encoded by the coding sequence ATGAACGCATCCTATTGTGTGGTTCACTTTCCAAATTCAGATTATGTGCCCCTGGCTCTAGAGTCTCACCAACCTTTAGCAGAGCAGCTCACAGTACAAAATTCTCCCGTGCTGTTTGGTTGTCGCACAGGACTTTGTGGAACCTGTTTAGTCACAGTAACAGGAGATCTTGCTCCGCCTAGTACAGCCGAACAGGAAATTCTCGATATGTTGGCACCTGGAAATTCTCAAGCAAGACTGGCTTGCCAGCTAGATGTAATGGGAGAAATCACGATCGCGCCTCTGACGGAGGTTCTATGA
- a CDS encoding aromatic ring-hydroxylating dioxygenase subunit alpha, which yields MQSPTLCDFKTPVFNNSDVVAQGWYIICASRDLVAGRAKSFDLCGQKIVVYRGVDGNVRALEAYCPHLGTDLSLGRVDGNVIRCFFHHWAFDGTGKCQDIPCQVQIPTRAKIRAYATDEKYGFIWVHPDSEAPETVVEFDELKGKSLIVWADKPLERHCHHHICMMNGIDAQHLRTVHKLNVEMELSLDRNATGNVIDFTMRGEIPGKTWRETVLQRFLGKRYEYSMRYADGCIGLLTMMKNVRLVPPLHMIYAYTPIAPNKTRVQPIYVAEKRSGIWGWVVTRSLLLLTRLSYYFLRDEDGLIYDNIRFNPQVLLSIDAPLVKYMNYVNQLKPSLWSKCFPRQKTSED from the coding sequence ATGCAATCTCCTACTTTGTGTGATTTCAAAACCCCTGTTTTTAACAATAGCGATGTCGTAGCTCAAGGATGGTATATCATCTGTGCGAGTCGTGACTTAGTAGCGGGTCGAGCTAAATCGTTCGATCTGTGCGGTCAGAAAATTGTTGTTTATCGGGGCGTAGATGGTAACGTTCGGGCTTTAGAGGCCTATTGTCCTCATTTAGGGACTGACTTAAGCCTAGGACGAGTTGATGGTAATGTGATTCGTTGCTTTTTTCATCACTGGGCCTTTGATGGCACTGGTAAATGCCAAGATATTCCTTGCCAAGTTCAGATTCCAACTAGAGCCAAGATCCGAGCTTATGCGACCGATGAGAAATATGGCTTTATTTGGGTCCATCCCGATAGCGAAGCTCCAGAAACTGTGGTTGAGTTTGACGAGTTAAAAGGCAAATCCCTGATTGTTTGGGCCGACAAGCCTTTGGAGCGTCACTGTCATCATCACATCTGCATGATGAATGGCATCGATGCCCAACATTTACGAACGGTTCACAAGCTCAATGTTGAGATGGAGCTATCTCTCGATCGCAATGCCACTGGTAACGTGATTGATTTCACCATGCGGGGAGAAATTCCTGGTAAAACGTGGCGAGAAACGGTGCTTCAGAGATTTTTAGGCAAAAGGTATGAATATTCCATGCGCTATGCTGACGGCTGCATTGGTTTGCTAACCATGATGAAAAACGTGCGCTTGGTGCCGCCGCTACATATGATTTACGCCTATACGCCGATCGCGCCTAACAAAACTCGCGTTCAACCCATCTATGTGGCAGAGAAGAGATCAGGAATCTGGGGTTGGGTAGTGACGCGATCGCTCTTGCTACTCACTCGCTTGAGCTACTATTTTCTCCGTGATGAGGATGGCCTGATCTATGACAACATCCGTTTCAATCCACAAGTGCTTTTGAGTATTGATGCGCCGCTGGTTAAGTATATGAACTATGTGAATCAACTCAAACCTTCCCTTTGGTCAAAATGTTTCCCTAGGCAGAAAACATCCGAAGACTAA
- a CDS encoding ferritin-like domain-containing protein: MMKNIAGFNLPLIAEGDKLNRVLVSALGDRIPTAGQPSYSYKVITQLPQPYWDATHFGLERVAIFQDASEGEQRAIAQIASQGLLAEAYFVEKAGMGYMAKMLLLAETLEERMLYSLFAAEEATHLAQIRSFFAEAPIGTDDPFLRFLADLLETEDKAILLFIIQVVLEGWGLSHYRSLAKGCCHLELGQLFEQFLQAEARHHGSGLMLFKQIPLSTQSQSAIVEALTLFLRMVQVGPQRVLDAIAQVKGDLSRSQKVQVLQELETEIQSGARLSYLRSLMQKATAHAIVQELEERGSFQPFPAEKCI, translated from the coding sequence TTGATGAAAAACATTGCTGGATTTAATCTACCTTTAATTGCTGAGGGAGATAAACTCAATCGGGTCTTGGTTTCAGCTTTAGGCGATCGGATACCTACAGCAGGACAGCCTTCCTATTCCTATAAAGTAATTACGCAGTTACCACAGCCTTACTGGGACGCTACCCATTTTGGCTTGGAACGAGTGGCAATCTTTCAAGATGCGAGTGAAGGAGAGCAGCGGGCGATCGCGCAGATTGCTAGCCAAGGATTGTTGGCGGAAGCTTACTTTGTAGAGAAAGCGGGCATGGGCTACATGGCGAAGATGCTCTTGCTGGCGGAAACACTAGAGGAGCGGATGCTTTACAGCCTCTTTGCCGCCGAGGAAGCGACACACTTGGCTCAAATTCGGAGTTTCTTTGCAGAAGCACCCATTGGTACAGATGATCCGTTCCTCCGGTTTCTAGCTGATTTGCTAGAGACAGAAGACAAAGCCATCTTGCTGTTCATCATCCAGGTGGTATTAGAAGGGTGGGGGCTGAGCCACTATCGCAGTCTAGCTAAAGGCTGTTGCCACTTGGAGTTAGGTCAATTATTTGAGCAGTTTCTTCAAGCCGAAGCGCGTCATCATGGTTCTGGCTTAATGCTGTTTAAACAAATACCTTTATCCACGCAAAGCCAAAGTGCCATTGTAGAAGCGTTGACCCTGTTTCTTCGCATGGTGCAAGTAGGGCCACAGCGAGTTTTAGATGCGATCGCCCAGGTAAAAGGGGATCTATCGCGATCGCAGAAAGTCCAGGTTTTACAAGAGCTGGAAACCGAGATCCAGAGTGGGGCGCGGTTGAGCTATTTACGCTCCCTGATGCAGAAAGCTACAGCTCACGCCATTGTCCAAGAACTAGAGGAACGGGGTTCTTTTCAACCTTTCCCAGCGGAGAAATGTATATGA
- a CDS encoding SDR family oxidoreductase, which produces MKTVLITGCSSGFGRGMVDEFLRCGWQVISTMRHADQRRELLAEPLEKYGDRLTILDLDVTDPAQREAVVEYVRQKGDLDCLVNNAGDRFFGPLEDLTEAQLRRQMEVNFYGPMLLTQALLPEIRAAQGTIIFISSTFGYTGFPLTSAYCASKHALEGLAESLYYELKPHGVHVALIEPGASHTKFGHDPGWAEGDSAPYQLQMQNYHLLKDRLRAKSPNNTLRVARQAVALAEGRSRRLRVRVGRDAALVYLFQRLVPDWIRLPLSDLLYRRIFLRRPA; this is translated from the coding sequence ATGAAAACAGTGCTAATTACAGGCTGTTCCTCTGGGTTTGGGCGCGGCATGGTAGACGAGTTTCTCCGGTGCGGTTGGCAAGTGATCAGTACGATGCGTCACGCTGACCAACGCCGAGAGTTATTGGCAGAGCCGCTAGAGAAGTATGGCGATCGCTTAACGATTCTCGATCTAGATGTGACAGATCCAGCCCAACGAGAAGCAGTTGTGGAGTATGTGCGCCAAAAAGGAGATCTGGATTGCTTGGTGAATAATGCAGGCGATCGCTTTTTCGGCCCGCTCGAAGATCTCACTGAAGCTCAACTGCGGCGACAAATGGAGGTCAATTTCTACGGCCCCATGCTCCTGACTCAAGCTTTATTACCTGAAATTCGGGCAGCGCAAGGCACGATTATTTTTATCTCTTCTACGTTTGGTTATACAGGGTTTCCACTCACCTCCGCTTACTGTGCCAGTAAACATGCGTTGGAAGGGTTGGCTGAGAGCCTGTATTACGAGCTAAAACCGCATGGCGTGCATGTGGCGCTAATTGAGCCAGGAGCCAGCCATACCAAGTTTGGTCACGATCCGGGTTGGGCAGAAGGAGATTCAGCCCCTTATCAGTTACAGATGCAGAATTACCACTTGCTCAAAGACCGATTACGGGCCAAATCACCCAATAATACGCTCCGCGTGGCTCGACAAGCCGTGGCTTTGGCAGAAGGGCGATCGCGTCGGCTGCGAGTGCGGGTTGGACGGGATGCAGCATTGGTGTATCTCTTTCAACGGCTCGTACCTGATTGGATTCGCCTGCCCTTATCTGATCTGTTATACCGTCGGATCTTTTTACGGAGGCCAGCTTGA
- a CDS encoding aromatic ring-hydroxylating dioxygenase subunit alpha produces MSSKAGMQTEIFNHPDRFIRGWYWALRSRELKVGQVKPVQLLGRDLAIYRNQAGQVVVLDAYCPHMGAHLAEGKVDGTGIRCFFHNWKFDPHGHCVDVPCLGKAIPAMLSSWPTAEHYGLIWVWAGETPQQALPFVPELEHTDCDVMFGSHFFKNCHPNVLLINAIDAQHFNTVHNFPIQIVFRTETLHRNAITFSNTTRGGNESWLMRLIQPFYKNEGTYSMCYWYGSTGTVTLGPDFLHFYIMFTLRLLEGGKTEGQTVLITKKRPRLLGWLLNRLILFVTQLVGNYFAKGDTQIFQTIKFNLKTPTKADQSIVQFMQHVEQQQPLAWGTWEPILELAQAPVTEPSQINSGVEPERERVWEAV; encoded by the coding sequence ATGAGTAGCAAGGCTGGGATGCAGACAGAAATTTTTAATCATCCCGATCGCTTTATTCGAGGGTGGTATTGGGCACTGCGATCGCGAGAGCTCAAGGTAGGGCAAGTCAAGCCTGTGCAACTGTTGGGGCGAGATTTGGCGATCTACCGCAACCAAGCAGGTCAAGTGGTCGTACTGGATGCTTACTGTCCCCACATGGGAGCGCATCTAGCAGAGGGTAAGGTGGATGGCACAGGCATTCGCTGTTTTTTCCATAACTGGAAGTTTGATCCTCACGGGCATTGTGTGGATGTGCCTTGTTTGGGCAAAGCCATTCCTGCCATGCTCTCCAGTTGGCCCACTGCCGAGCATTACGGCTTAATTTGGGTGTGGGCGGGAGAAACACCTCAACAAGCTCTCCCTTTTGTTCCAGAGCTAGAACATACAGACTGTGACGTGATGTTTGGGTCGCATTTCTTCAAAAACTGCCATCCTAATGTCCTGTTGATCAATGCGATCGATGCTCAGCATTTCAACACGGTACATAACTTTCCGATTCAGATTGTGTTTCGTACCGAGACGCTGCATCGCAATGCCATTACCTTCAGCAACACGACACGAGGCGGCAATGAATCCTGGCTAATGCGATTGATTCAACCGTTTTATAAAAATGAGGGCACCTATAGCATGTGCTACTGGTATGGCAGCACGGGCACAGTCACCCTCGGCCCGGATTTCCTTCACTTCTACATCATGTTTACTCTACGGCTGTTGGAAGGTGGCAAAACCGAAGGGCAAACGGTTCTAATCACCAAAAAGCGGCCTAGGCTTCTGGGTTGGTTGTTGAATCGGCTAATTTTGTTCGTCACCCAATTAGTTGGTAACTACTTTGCTAAAGGTGATACTCAGATCTTTCAGACGATTAAATTCAACCTCAAAACTCCAACCAAAGCAGATCAATCGATAGTCCAGTTCATGCAGCACGTAGAGCAACAGCAACCGCTAGCTTGGGGAACGTGGGAGCCAATTTTAGAACTAGCACAAGCACCTGTGACAGAACCATCACAGATTAATTCTGGGGTGGAACCTGAGCGAGAGCGGGTTTGGGAGGCCGTATGA
- a CDS encoding NAD(+) kinase, translated as MQLKNAIIAHKAGDATSRRWAEKCARQLEDRGCKVLMGPSGPKDNPYPVFLASATHPIDLALVLGGDGTALSATRHLAADGIPILAVNVGGHLGFLTESSEELSDSERVWDRLLEDRFAVQTRMMVQASVYEGHRTNLDPVSDRYLALNEMTVKPASADRMITSILEMEIDGEVVDQYQGDGLIVATPTGSTSYTVAANGPIVHPGMEALVVTPICPLSLSSRSIVLPPGSVVSIWPLADNDLSTKLWMDGVMATSIWPGQRVDVRVADCQAKFIILRENYSYYQTLREKLQWAGARIRYSNNHRN; from the coding sequence GTGCAACTCAAAAACGCCATTATTGCTCATAAAGCAGGAGATGCGACCAGTCGGCGCTGGGCTGAAAAATGTGCTCGGCAACTAGAAGACCGAGGTTGTAAAGTGCTGATGGGACCAAGTGGACCCAAGGACAATCCCTATCCCGTATTCTTGGCCTCAGCGACCCATCCGATCGATCTGGCGCTGGTCTTAGGCGGAGATGGCACGGCACTCTCAGCGACCAGGCATCTAGCTGCCGATGGTATTCCGATCTTGGCGGTGAATGTCGGTGGGCATTTGGGATTCCTCACCGAGTCCTCGGAGGAGCTGAGTGATTCAGAGCGAGTTTGGGATCGGTTGCTAGAAGACCGCTTTGCCGTTCAGACCCGGATGATGGTGCAAGCAAGTGTGTATGAAGGACATCGGACAAATCTTGATCCGGTGAGCGATCGCTACTTAGCGCTGAATGAAATGACGGTGAAGCCTGCGTCTGCCGATCGCATGATTACTTCTATTTTGGAAATGGAAATAGATGGCGAGGTGGTGGATCAGTATCAGGGAGATGGCCTGATTGTGGCGACACCCACAGGGTCTACTTCCTACACTGTGGCTGCCAATGGCCCCATCGTGCATCCGGGGATGGAAGCGTTAGTGGTAACACCAATTTGCCCATTAAGTCTTTCTAGCCGCTCAATTGTGCTGCCGCCTGGTTCCGTAGTAAGCATTTGGCCCTTGGCAGACAACGACCTCAGCACCAAGCTCTGGATGGATGGCGTGATGGCAACCTCGATTTGGCCCGGGCAGCGGGTGGATGTGCGCGTGGCAGACTGCCAAGCCAAGTTTATTATTTTGCGAGAAAACTATTCCTATTACCAAACTTTGCGAGAAAAGTTGCAATGGGCTGGAGCTAGGATTCGCTATAGCAACAACCACCGTAACTGA